From the genome of Acidimicrobiia bacterium, one region includes:
- a CDS encoding response regulator transcription factor, with protein MRVLVVEDETKMAALVRRALEREGYAVDVASTGQDGLWMATEHQYDAIVLDVMIPPPNGFEVCRELRARGRWAPILLLTARDGVSDRVAGLDAGADDYLAKPFSFAELYARLRALTRRGARERPSVLEVGDLTLDPAAHSVHRAGAPIDLSPKEFSLLELFMRHEGEVLSRTQILDHVWDFAYDGTSNVVDVYVRYLREKIDRPFGRSSIETVRGVGYRLRRPESGHTVETAGKHRPGV; from the coding sequence GTGCGCGTGCTGGTCGTCGAGGACGAGACGAAGATGGCTGCGCTCGTACGGCGGGCGCTCGAACGCGAGGGGTACGCGGTCGACGTCGCCTCGACCGGCCAGGACGGCCTCTGGATGGCGACCGAGCACCAGTACGACGCGATCGTCCTCGACGTGATGATCCCGCCGCCGAACGGCTTCGAGGTCTGCCGCGAGCTGCGCGCCCGCGGGCGGTGGGCGCCGATCCTCCTGCTCACCGCGCGTGACGGCGTCAGCGACCGTGTCGCCGGTCTCGACGCGGGCGCCGACGACTACCTCGCCAAGCCCTTCTCGTTCGCCGAGCTCTACGCGCGCCTGCGCGCGCTGACCCGGCGCGGTGCGCGCGAGCGCCCGTCGGTGCTCGAGGTCGGCGACCTGACGCTCGACCCCGCCGCGCACTCCGTCCATCGTGCCGGCGCGCCGATCGACCTGAGCCCGAAGGAGTTCTCGCTCCTCGAGCTGTTCATGCGCCACGAGGGCGAGGTCCTGTCGCGCACGCAGATCCTCGACCACGTCTGGGACTTCGCGTACGACGGGACCTCGAACGTGGTGGACGTGTACGTGCGCTACCTGCGCGAGAAGATCGACCGCCCGTTCGGGCGCTCGTCGATCGAGACCGTCCGCGGTGTCGGCTACCGGTTGCGGCGACCCGAGTCGGGCCACACGGTCGAGACCGCGGGGAAGCACCGTCCCGGCGTCTGA
- a CDS encoding phosphatidylglycerol lysyltransferase domain-containing protein — protein sequence MAVAAREEQRTRRTERRRLVGRFDLSARNEARALGLLVALVGFVNLISALTPELRHRMHVLHEVLTPAMTGAAQGATAILGIGLVLLGRGLAHRRRLAYYAALVLLGVSAVTHVLKGLDVEEAIAALLVAAVLWRCRWLFDSPVPHARWRTLAKVVPLVIGIDFAYGLVGLAIRRSRIHPTPTLPRALHEVGARLVGMTGPLHVAGGFGHWFPPTITIVGALSVAAIVLLALAPVAELTVGHHADLERVRVLADRADGDTLDPFALRHDKRYVFSSDQRAAVAYRYVNGVGLASGDPVGAAESFPDALAHFVEHCDRKGWRPAVIGARGDRLPMYEGAGLRAQYLGDEAVIDVASFTLEGRAMRPVRQAANRTRNFGITTEVHREGDLDPTLRRALVGISDRHRAGAPERGFSMALDELLTGRDRDCVVLVCRDASGAPIAFQRYVPCRGGRGLSLDAMRRDTVGPNGVNERMIVDAVGWARENGVEEVSLNFAAFKGIIEEGAELSRFQAAEAWVIKKLNPYFQIESLYYFNAKFHPRWIPRYLVYRSAGDLAPVAIAALSAEAFLPFDRNRNDGCATCVGDAPVGRDHGDRDDDHGGGTRPVPARPGRNRKHAAEAEPVRTR from the coding sequence ATGGCGGTCGCAGCACGAGAAGAACAGCGCACGCGGCGGACCGAGCGACGCAGGCTCGTCGGCCGCTTCGACCTCTCCGCACGCAACGAGGCGCGCGCGCTCGGACTGCTGGTCGCCCTCGTCGGCTTCGTCAACCTGATCTCCGCGCTCACGCCCGAGCTGCGTCACCGCATGCACGTGCTCCACGAGGTGCTGACGCCCGCGATGACGGGCGCGGCGCAGGGCGCGACCGCGATCCTCGGCATCGGGCTCGTCCTCCTCGGTCGAGGCCTCGCGCACCGTCGCCGGCTCGCCTACTACGCGGCGCTCGTGCTGCTCGGCGTCTCCGCCGTCACGCACGTCCTCAAGGGCCTCGACGTCGAGGAGGCGATCGCCGCGCTGTTGGTCGCCGCGGTGCTGTGGCGGTGCCGGTGGCTGTTCGACTCGCCCGTCCCGCACGCGCGCTGGCGCACGCTCGCGAAGGTCGTCCCGCTCGTCATCGGGATCGACTTCGCGTACGGGCTGGTCGGCCTGGCGATCCGCAGGAGCCGGATCCACCCGACGCCTACGTTGCCGCGCGCGCTGCACGAGGTCGGCGCGCGGCTCGTCGGCATGACCGGTCCGTTGCACGTCGCCGGCGGCTTCGGGCACTGGTTCCCGCCGACCATCACGATCGTCGGTGCGCTGAGCGTCGCCGCGATCGTGCTGCTCGCGCTGGCGCCCGTCGCCGAGCTGACCGTCGGCCACCACGCCGACCTCGAGCGCGTGCGCGTCCTCGCCGACCGGGCCGACGGCGACACGCTCGATCCGTTCGCCCTGCGCCACGACAAGCGCTACGTGTTCTCGTCCGACCAGCGCGCCGCGGTCGCGTACCGGTACGTCAACGGGGTCGGCCTCGCGTCCGGCGACCCGGTCGGCGCGGCCGAGTCGTTCCCCGACGCGCTCGCGCACTTCGTCGAGCACTGCGATCGCAAGGGTTGGCGGCCCGCCGTCATCGGCGCGCGTGGAGACCGCCTCCCGATGTACGAGGGCGCGGGCCTGCGCGCGCAGTACCTGGGCGACGAGGCCGTCATCGACGTCGCGTCGTTCACGCTCGAGGGGCGCGCGATGCGCCCGGTACGACAGGCCGCGAACCGCACGAGGAACTTCGGCATCACGACCGAGGTGCACCGGGAGGGCGACCTCGACCCGACGCTCCGCCGTGCGCTTGTCGGGATCTCGGATCGTCACCGCGCCGGCGCGCCGGAGCGCGGCTTCTCGATGGCGCTCGACGAGCTGCTGACGGGCCGCGACCGCGACTGCGTCGTGCTCGTGTGCCGCGACGCGAGCGGAGCGCCGATCGCGTTTCAGCGCTACGTGCCGTGCCGCGGCGGTCGCGGGCTCTCGCTCGACGCGATGCGGCGTGACACGGTCGGGCCGAACGGCGTCAACGAGCGGATGATCGTCGACGCCGTCGGCTGGGCGCGCGAGAACGGCGTGGAGGAGGTGTCGCTGAACTTCGCGGCGTTCAAGGGGATCATCGAAGAGGGTGCCGAGCTGTCGCGGTTCCAGGCGGCCGAGGCCTGGGTGATCAAGAAGCTCAACCCGTACTTCCAGATCGAGTCCCTCTACTACTTCAACGCGAAGTTCCACCCGCGGTGGATCCCGCGGTACCTCGTCTACCGCTCCGCGGGCGACCTCGCGCCGGTCGCGATCGCGGCGTTGAGCGCGGAGGCGTTCCTCCCGTTCGACCGCAACCGCAACGACGGCTGCGCGACCTGCGTGGGCGACGCGCCCGTCGGCCGTGACCACGGCGACCGCGACGACGACCACGGTGGCGGGACGCGGCCCGTGCCGGCGCGCCCGGGCCGGAACCGGAAGCACGCGGCGGAAGCAGAGCCAGTGCGCACCCGCTGA
- a CDS encoding type IV toxin-antitoxin system AbiEi family antitoxin domain-containing protein, translating to MSTAEQRNSLNEGRDSRAAAIAGSQYGLLSAAQAVAIGFTPNAIRTRVTRGRWDRMLPGVYRIAGAPTRGRQAALAAALWAGEDSRVSHLTAAVLWNLDGVVTRRVDITVPYECTRRHPAVVVHRTKTLPAVDRDVVHGIPVTTVARTLVDLAGSVDATVLETALDDALRKQLTTCAFVEWRVRELGRTGRAGVAVLRRLLEERGRGAAALESALEGAVWRVLLRSGLPRPVRQHAVTIDGRSFRLDFAWPDAFVAVEADGYAFHAGRRAFVDDRARTARLVAAGWRVVPVTWDEVRKRPDDFVAHVRSALDRASLTGDYRQATGIPQ from the coding sequence ATGAGTACCGCGGAGCAACGGAATTCGCTCAACGAAGGCCGTGACTCGCGCGCAGCCGCGATCGCGGGCTCGCAATACGGCCTGCTGAGCGCTGCTCAAGCGGTGGCGATCGGGTTCACGCCGAACGCGATCCGGACACGCGTCACCCGAGGCCGCTGGGACCGAATGCTGCCAGGCGTGTACCGCATCGCGGGCGCGCCCACGCGCGGTCGCCAAGCTGCACTCGCCGCGGCACTGTGGGCGGGCGAGGACTCGCGTGTCTCACACCTGACCGCGGCCGTGCTCTGGAATCTCGACGGTGTCGTGACGCGCCGCGTCGACATCACGGTGCCGTACGAGTGCACGCGGCGGCATCCCGCGGTCGTCGTCCATCGGACGAAGACGCTTCCGGCAGTCGATCGCGACGTGGTGCACGGCATTCCCGTCACCACGGTGGCGCGCACACTCGTCGACCTCGCCGGTTCGGTCGACGCGACCGTGCTCGAGACCGCGCTCGACGACGCGCTCCGGAAGCAGCTGACGACGTGCGCGTTCGTCGAGTGGCGCGTCCGCGAGCTCGGCAGGACGGGGCGCGCCGGCGTCGCCGTGCTTCGTCGCCTGCTCGAGGAGCGCGGCAGAGGCGCCGCGGCGCTCGAGTCCGCACTGGAGGGGGCGGTCTGGCGCGTGCTTCTTCGGAGTGGTCTTCCGCGGCCCGTCAGGCAGCACGCCGTCACGATCGACGGACGATCGTTCCGGCTCGACTTCGCCTGGCCGGACGCCTTCGTTGCCGTCGAAGCCGACGGCTACGCGTTCCACGCCGGTCGGCGGGCGTTCGTCGACGACCGCGCCCGCACGGCGCGTCTCGTCGCCGCGGGATGGCGCGTCGTCCCGGTGACCTGGGACGAGGTGCGCAAGCGGCCGGACGACTTCGTCGCGCACGTCCGTTCGGCGTTGGATCGCGCTTCGTTGACAGGTGACTACCGCCAGGCCACGGGGATCCCTCAATGA
- the ilvD gene encoding dihydroxy-acid dehydratase, translated as MSDVKPRSHEVTDGMERAPARAMLRAVGMGDDDWGKAQVGVASSWNEVTPCNLPLDRLAKRAKDGVRAAGGFPIEFVTIAVSDGISMGHEGMRGSLVSREIIADSVECVMHAERFDALVTFAGCDKSLPGMLMAAARLNLPSVFLYGGSILPGRWKDQALDIVSVFEAVGACAAGTITENELGEIERRACPTEGSCAGMFTANTMASIGEALGMSLPGSASPPAVDRRRDDFAYDSGRAVMRLLESGIRPRQIMTKDAFENAIAVTMALGGSTNAVLHLLAIANEARVELELDDFNRIGARVPHIADTKPHGKYHMFDIDRIGGVPVVMRELLDAGLLHGDALTVTGRTMAENLAELDPPKPDGDVVHPLDAPIHAQGGIAVLTGSLAPNGAVVKVAGLDQLRFEGVARVFDGEDAAMDAILGGRIDAGDVVVIRYEGPKGGPGMREMLAVTGAMKGAGRGGDAALVTDGRFSGGTHGFCVGHVAPEAVDGGPIALVADGDRIVIDAQSHTIDVLVDDAELARRKATWKPIDPRYTSGFLAKYARLAQGADKGAITNL; from the coding sequence ATGAGCGATGTGAAGCCCCGCAGTCACGAGGTCACGGACGGTATGGAGCGCGCCCCGGCCCGGGCGATGCTGCGAGCCGTCGGCATGGGGGACGACGACTGGGGCAAGGCCCAGGTCGGCGTCGCGTCGAGCTGGAACGAGGTCACGCCGTGCAACCTCCCGCTCGATCGTCTCGCGAAGCGCGCCAAGGACGGCGTGCGCGCGGCGGGCGGCTTCCCGATCGAGTTCGTCACGATCGCGGTGAGCGACGGCATCTCGATGGGGCACGAGGGGATGCGCGGGTCGCTCGTGAGCCGCGAGATCATCGCCGACTCCGTCGAGTGCGTGATGCACGCGGAGCGCTTCGACGCGCTCGTCACGTTCGCCGGCTGTGACAAGAGCCTGCCCGGCATGTTGATGGCCGCCGCTCGCCTGAACCTCCCGTCGGTGTTCCTCTACGGCGGGTCGATCCTCCCCGGCCGGTGGAAGGACCAGGCGCTCGACATCGTGAGCGTGTTCGAAGCGGTCGGCGCGTGCGCGGCCGGCACGATCACCGAGAACGAGCTCGGCGAGATCGAGCGGCGCGCGTGCCCGACCGAGGGCAGCTGCGCGGGCATGTTCACCGCGAACACGATGGCATCGATCGGGGAGGCGCTCGGCATGTCGCTGCCGGGCAGCGCGAGCCCGCCCGCGGTCGACCGTCGTCGGGACGACTTCGCCTACGACAGCGGCCGCGCCGTCATGCGGCTGCTCGAGTCGGGCATCCGGCCCCGCCAGATCATGACCAAGGACGCGTTCGAGAACGCGATCGCGGTGACGATGGCGCTCGGTGGCTCCACGAACGCGGTGCTGCATCTCCTCGCGATCGCGAACGAGGCGCGCGTCGAGCTCGAGCTGGACGACTTCAACCGCATCGGCGCGCGCGTCCCGCACATCGCCGACACGAAGCCGCACGGCAAGTACCACATGTTCGACATCGACCGCATCGGCGGCGTCCCCGTCGTCATGCGCGAGCTGCTCGACGCGGGACTCCTCCACGGCGACGCGCTGACCGTGACGGGCAGGACCATGGCCGAGAACCTCGCCGAGCTCGACCCGCCGAAGCCCGACGGCGACGTCGTCCACCCGCTCGACGCGCCGATCCACGCCCAGGGCGGCATCGCCGTGCTGACGGGGTCGCTCGCGCCGAACGGCGCGGTCGTGAAGGTCGCGGGGCTCGACCAGCTGCGGTTCGAGGGTGTCGCGCGCGTCTTCGACGGCGAGGACGCGGCGATGGACGCGATCCTCGGCGGACGGATCGACGCGGGTGACGTCGTCGTGATCCGCTACGAGGGCCCGAAGGGCGGCCCCGGGATGCGGGAGATGCTCGCGGTGACCGGCGCGATGAAGGGCGCCGGTCGCGGCGGTGACGCGGCGCTCGTCACGGACGGCCGCTTCTCGGGGGGAACGCACGGCTTCTGCGTCGGGCACGTCGCGCCCGAGGCGGTCGACGGCGGCCCGATCGCACTCGTCGCCGACGGCGATCGCATCGTGATCGACGCGCAGTCGCACACGATCGACGTGCTCGTCGACGACGCAGAGCTCGCTCGCCGCAAGGCGACGTGGAAGCCCATCGACCCGCGCTACACGAGCGGGTTCCTCGCCAAGTACGCGCGACTCGCGCAGGGCGCGGACAAGGGCGCGATCACGAACCTGTAG
- a CDS encoding alpha/beta hydrolase: MALDPDAFTIRRETVRHGVTLAFVHEGAGGYPLLLLHGYPETKRIWWRNIAPLAAAGFEVVAPDLRGHGDSDLATDGCYDVAAFSLDVRALMHDVLGHDRYGVIGGDVGGVVLYDHSLRYPDSVDRQCVFNTLAPPLHELYEAAGIPREAPPRATRPTADYFRRQATDPDGLLAELDTPQRRRAYVADMYGHRLWAAPGTFTPDDVEFMTEPYADADQLRASWGVYESSTGARPLADVPRVFEQNPTPTLVLYGTEDHVVPRTFPDECAVAFTECIGPFHVPRAGHFLQWEAATVLNRALTYFFADLR, translated from the coding sequence ATGGCTCTCGATCCCGACGCGTTCACGATCCGGCGCGAGACGGTGCGCCACGGTGTCACCCTCGCGTTCGTCCACGAAGGCGCCGGCGGCTATCCGTTGCTGCTCCTCCACGGCTACCCGGAGACGAAGCGGATCTGGTGGCGCAACATCGCGCCGCTCGCCGCCGCGGGCTTCGAGGTCGTCGCGCCCGACCTGCGCGGCCACGGCGACTCCGACCTCGCGACCGACGGCTGCTACGACGTCGCCGCGTTCTCCCTCGACGTGCGCGCGCTGATGCACGACGTGCTCGGTCACGACCGCTACGGCGTGATCGGTGGCGACGTGGGCGGCGTCGTCCTCTACGACCACTCGCTGCGCTACCCGGACAGCGTCGACCGCCAGTGCGTGTTCAACACGCTGGCGCCGCCGCTGCACGAGCTGTACGAGGCTGCGGGCATCCCGCGCGAGGCCCCGCCGCGCGCGACGCGCCCGACCGCGGACTACTTCCGCCGGCAGGCGACCGATCCGGACGGGCTCCTCGCGGAGCTCGACACGCCGCAGCGCCGGCGCGCGTACGTGGCCGACATGTACGGCCACCGGCTGTGGGCCGCGCCCGGCACGTTCACGCCCGACGACGTCGAGTTCATGACGGAGCCGTACGCGGACGCCGACCAGCTGCGCGCGAGCTGGGGCGTCTACGAGAGCTCGACGGGGGCGCGCCCGCTCGCCGACGTGCCGCGCGTCTTCGAGCAGAACCCGACGCCGACGCTCGTTCTCTACGGCACGGAGGACCACGTCGTTCCCCGCACCTTCCCGGACGAGTGTGCGGTCGCGTTCACCGAGTGCATCGGGCCGTTCCACGTCCCGCGCGCGGGCCACTTCCTCCAGTGGGAGGCCGCGACCGTGCTGAACCGCGCGCTCACCTACTTCTTCGCCGACCTTCGCTGA
- a CDS encoding maleylpyruvate isomerase family mycothiol-dependent enzyme codes for MTDYGMLYGATRERVGSLVRDLDDATAATPVPACPGWTVHDVVAHLAGTVTDVLAGKLDGVGSDAWTRAQVAARRDVPIRDLVDEWNEGGPQFEDGLRAIGGAMAATAVSDAFQHEQDVRSAIDRQGGRDVDVILTVVESYVPGLARRIGGAGLGPLRVEAGSHGYTAGDGEPVATVRAEPFELARALGGRRTVDEIRALAWDGDAAAYAPLFSTYGTPTTSIGER; via the coding sequence ATGACCGACTACGGGATGCTCTACGGCGCGACACGCGAGCGGGTCGGTTCGCTCGTGCGCGACCTCGACGACGCGACCGCAGCGACGCCCGTCCCCGCGTGCCCGGGGTGGACGGTGCACGACGTCGTCGCGCACCTCGCCGGCACCGTGACCGACGTCCTCGCGGGCAAGCTCGACGGCGTCGGCAGCGACGCGTGGACCCGCGCGCAGGTCGCCGCACGACGTGACGTGCCGATCCGCGACCTCGTCGACGAGTGGAACGAGGGCGGCCCGCAGTTCGAGGACGGGCTGCGTGCGATCGGCGGCGCGATGGCCGCGACCGCCGTGTCCGACGCGTTCCAGCACGAGCAGGACGTCCGCAGCGCGATCGACCGCCAGGGCGGGCGCGACGTCGACGTGATCCTGACGGTCGTCGAGTCGTACGTTCCCGGGCTGGCGCGGCGCATCGGTGGGGCGGGCCTCGGTCCCCTGCGCGTCGAGGCCGGGTCGCACGGCTACACGGCGGGCGACGGGGAGCCCGTCGCGACCGTTCGCGCGGAGCCGTTCGAGCTGGCGCGCGCACTGGGCGGACGCCGCACCGTGGACGAGATCCGCGCGCTCGCCTGGGACGGTGACGCCGCCGCGTACGCGCCGCTCTTCTCCACCTACGGCACGCCGACGACCTCCATCGGCGAACGTTGA
- a CDS encoding ATP-binding protein: MDEHLRRRPRTLQGRLVLVFGAATLVLCVLAGVVAIFEFRSQLRASLDEGLSGRFTALQKQVSSTTNATGFTPLLPDTESFAQVIDADGNILAAAPRVLRRSPVLTETQLATAMQHRRTFVRSIPPKAQRARLLAGPGQLGAQHVVVVVGTSLDDTTRAEQRLELTLAVGLPILAIIVATGGWFLAGGALAPVRSMVEEADAISAAQVASGTGTGPERRLSIPTGGEELAELARRLNALLARIERSVAHERAFLDDASHELRTPISIARGEAELARMSVDDGSEAGIAIDSLIEEIDRLDHLARNLLVLARTRAAAPASWPEVDLADVARRAVDGVERAGGAHGVDVRVDGEAIVRGDEGGLERALTNLVQNALRVARQEVVVRISAHDDVASVEVVDDGPGFPPELLPRAFERFTHEATGDGRHAGNGSAPRAGAGLGLAIVAAIAEAHGGRATATNTGHGASVCLSLPRRPA; the protein is encoded by the coding sequence GTGGACGAGCACCTGCGGCGACGGCCCCGCACGCTCCAGGGGCGACTCGTCCTCGTGTTCGGCGCGGCGACGCTCGTGCTGTGCGTGCTCGCGGGTGTCGTCGCGATCTTCGAGTTCCGCAGCCAGCTCCGAGCGTCGCTCGACGAGGGGCTGAGCGGCCGGTTCACGGCATTGCAGAAGCAGGTGTCGAGCACGACGAACGCGACGGGGTTCACGCCGCTCCTGCCCGACACCGAGTCCTTCGCGCAGGTCATCGACGCGGACGGCAACATCCTCGCCGCCGCGCCGCGCGTCCTGCGCAGGAGTCCCGTCCTCACCGAGACCCAGCTCGCGACCGCGATGCAGCACCGTCGCACGTTCGTGCGGTCGATCCCGCCGAAGGCGCAGCGCGCGCGCCTGCTCGCGGGCCCCGGGCAGCTGGGCGCGCAACACGTCGTCGTCGTGGTCGGGACGTCGCTCGACGACACGACGCGCGCCGAGCAGCGACTCGAGCTGACGCTCGCCGTGGGCCTGCCGATCCTGGCGATCATCGTCGCGACCGGCGGCTGGTTCCTCGCCGGCGGCGCGCTCGCACCGGTGCGGTCGATGGTCGAGGAGGCCGACGCCATCTCGGCCGCGCAGGTCGCGAGCGGCACCGGTACGGGGCCCGAACGGCGGCTGTCGATTCCCACGGGGGGCGAGGAGCTCGCCGAGCTCGCGCGCCGGCTGAACGCGCTGCTCGCCCGCATCGAGCGATCGGTCGCGCACGAGCGCGCCTTCCTCGACGACGCCAGCCACGAGCTGCGCACACCGATCTCGATCGCGCGCGGCGAGGCGGAGCTGGCCCGGATGTCCGTCGACGACGGGAGCGAGGCCGGGATCGCGATCGACTCGCTCATCGAGGAGATCGACCGGCTCGACCACCTCGCACGGAACCTCCTCGTCCTCGCGCGCACGCGCGCGGCCGCGCCCGCGTCGTGGCCCGAGGTCGACCTCGCGGACGTCGCGCGCCGCGCGGTAGACGGGGTCGAACGGGCGGGCGGCGCGCACGGTGTCGACGTGCGCGTCGACGGCGAAGCGATCGTGCGCGGTGACGAGGGCGGGCTCGAGCGCGCGCTGACGAACCTCGTCCAGAACGCGCTGCGCGTCGCGCGCCAGGAGGTCGTCGTGCGGATCAGCGCGCACGACGACGTCGCGTCGGTCGAGGTCGTGGACGACGGACCGGGTTTCCCGCCCGAGCTGCTGCCGCGCGCGTTCGAGCGGTTCACGCACGAGGCGACCGGCGACGGGCGGCACGCCGGCAACGGCTCGGCGCCGCGCGCCGGTGCCGGCCTGGGGCTCGCGATCGTCGCCGCGATCGCGGAGGCACACGGCGGCCGCGCGACCGCGACGAACACCGGGCACGGCGCGTCCGTCTGCCTGTCGCTCCCGCGCCGGCCCGCGTAG
- a CDS encoding DNA-formamidopyrimidine glycosylase family protein, which yields MPEILEVEAARRLIEERALDRLVSHVDAQDAWYLKRGLTADALDTALPGRVFTRARRRGKLLMLDTSGDGPVLGLHLGMSGRVVIDGAAAGDPLLYTSNDDRPEWYRFRVHFVDGGGLALRDPRRLGAVELDPDEDRLGPDAMTLTRAQLDRALDRSRAPLKAILMDQARVAGLGNLLVDEVLWRAALDPARPAGSLDGDERRVLQRSIRTVVRVLGRRGGSHTGDLMEARVPGGLCPRDGAPLQRRTVGGRTTYSCPLHQT from the coding sequence GTGCCGGAGATCCTCGAGGTGGAGGCGGCGCGCCGGCTCATCGAGGAGCGCGCGCTCGACCGCCTCGTCTCGCATGTCGACGCGCAGGACGCGTGGTACCTGAAGCGCGGTCTCACCGCGGACGCGCTCGACACCGCCCTTCCCGGGCGCGTGTTCACCCGCGCGCGTCGCCGCGGCAAGCTCCTGATGCTCGACACGAGCGGCGACGGTCCCGTGCTCGGCCTGCATCTCGGGATGAGCGGCCGCGTCGTCATCGATGGTGCCGCGGCCGGTGATCCGCTGCTGTACACGAGCAACGACGACCGGCCCGAGTGGTACCGGTTCCGCGTGCACTTCGTCGACGGCGGCGGGCTGGCGCTGCGCGACCCGCGCCGGCTCGGCGCAGTCGAGCTCGACCCGGACGAGGACCGGCTCGGACCCGACGCGATGACGCTCACGCGCGCGCAGCTCGACCGCGCGCTCGACCGCAGCCGCGCGCCGCTCAAGGCAATCCTCATGGACCAGGCGCGCGTCGCGGGACTCGGCAACCTGCTCGTCGACGAGGTGTTGTGGCGCGCCGCGCTCGACCCGGCCCGCCCGGCCGGCTCGCTCGACGGCGACGAACGGCGCGTGTTGCAACGCTCGATCCGCACGGTCGTCCGCGTGCTGGGCCGCCGGGGCGGTTCGCACACCGGCGACCTGATGGAGGCCCGCGTCCCCGGCGGGCTGTGCCCGAGGGACGGCGCTCCGCTGCAACGGCGGACGGTCGGCGGCCGGACCACGTATTCGTGTCCGTTGCACCAGACGTGA
- the gatB gene encoding Asp-tRNA(Asn)/Glu-tRNA(Gln) amidotransferase subunit GatB — protein MAVTDYEPVIGLEVHVELATATKLFCGCPNEFGAEPNTNVCPVCLGLPGSLPVLNERVVEFALRIGEALHFDVPPSSIFHRKNYFYPDMPKDYQISQYDEPICVEGWLEVDGARVGIVRAHMEEDTGKTIHVGGGGRIHDAEYSLVDYNRAGVPLMEIVSKPEITSASQARSYVNELRAVLEAIGVSDVKMEEGSMRVDANVSVRPSGASELGTRTEIKNMNSLRSLARAIEYEIERQTSVLDAGGRVVQETRHWDEEDGRTHSMRSKEEAFDYRYFPEPDLVPVAPTDEMRARARASIPELPSALRARLVTEWGLSEADARVLVEVPGLAEYAQRAVAAGGDPVEVTKWATGEVLGFLNETGLAPGALPLAPDGLAELVALVADGTLSRKMAKDVLDECLKEPKRPKQVVEERGLAQVSDESELAAAVDDVLRANQSVVDEWRAGDDKLRKKKRGFLMGELMKAMKGKGNPAVLNRLLDDRLSGS, from the coding sequence ATGGCGGTCACCGACTACGAGCCCGTCATCGGTCTCGAGGTGCACGTCGAGCTCGCGACCGCGACGAAGCTGTTCTGCGGGTGTCCGAACGAGTTCGGCGCGGAGCCGAACACGAACGTGTGCCCGGTGTGCCTCGGGCTGCCCGGCTCGCTCCCGGTGTTGAACGAGCGCGTCGTGGAGTTCGCGCTGCGGATCGGCGAGGCGTTGCACTTCGACGTGCCGCCGTCGTCGATCTTCCACCGCAAGAACTACTTCTATCCCGACATGCCGAAGGACTACCAGATCAGCCAGTACGACGAGCCGATCTGCGTCGAGGGTTGGCTGGAGGTCGACGGCGCGCGTGTCGGGATCGTGCGCGCGCACATGGAGGAGGACACCGGCAAGACGATCCACGTCGGCGGCGGGGGCCGTATCCACGACGCCGAGTACTCGCTCGTCGACTACAACCGCGCCGGCGTGCCGCTCATGGAGATCGTCAGCAAGCCGGAGATCACGAGCGCGTCGCAGGCGCGTTCGTACGTGAACGAGCTGCGCGCGGTGCTCGAGGCGATCGGCGTGTCGGACGTCAAGATGGAAGAGGGCTCCATGCGCGTCGACGCGAACGTGTCGGTGCGGCCGTCGGGCGCGTCGGAGCTCGGGACGCGCACCGAGATCAAGAACATGAACTCGTTGCGGTCGCTGGCGCGCGCGATCGAGTACGAGATCGAGCGCCAGACGTCGGTGCTCGACGCCGGCGGACGCGTCGTGCAGGAGACCCGTCACTGGGACGAGGAAGACGGCCGGACGCACTCGATGCGCTCGAAGGAAGAGGCGTTCGACTACCGCTACTTCCCCGAGCCGGACCTCGTACCCGTCGCGCCGACCGACGAGATGCGGGCACGAGCTCGCGCGTCGATCCCGGAGCTGCCGTCCGCGTTACGGGCGCGCTTGGTGACCGAGTGGGGCTTGAGCGAGGCGGACGCGCGAGTGCTGGTCGAGGTGCCCGGCCTCGCGGAGTACGCGCAGCGCGCGGTCGCGGCGGGCGGCGACCCCGTCGAGGTGACGAAGTGGGCGACCGGTGAGGTGCTCGGGTTCCTCAACGAGACCGGGTTGGCGCCGGGCGCGCTCCCGCTCGCGCCCGACGGCCTCGCCGAGCTCGTCGCGCTCGTCGCGGACGGGACGCTCTCGCGGAAGATGGCGAAGGACGTGCTCGACGAGTGCCTGAAGGAGCCGAAGCGACCGAAGCAGGTGGTCGAGGAGCGCGGGCTCGCGCAGGTGAGCGACGAGTCGGAGCTCGCGGCCGCGGTCGACGACGTGCTGCGCGCGAACCAGTCCGTCGTCGACGAGTGGCGCGCCGGCGACGACAAGCTCCGCAAGAAGAAGCGTGGCTTCCTGATGGGCGAGCTGATGAAGGCGATGAAGGGCAAGGGCAACCCTGCCGTCCTCAACCGTCTCCTGGACGACCGGCTCTCGGGCTCGTAG